In the Chrysiogenia bacterium genome, one interval contains:
- a CDS encoding glycosyltransferase family 2 protein, which translates to MSKQHEIPAGCLSVVVPAYNEGASIAEILRLVDGRPEVGEILVVDDGSADDTCAVVEGLGLKKLRLVRQGENRGKGAAVRRGMREARCDYV; encoded by the coding sequence ATGAGCAAACAGCACGAAATTCCGGCCGGTTGTCTTTCCGTGGTAGTGCCCGCCTACAACGAGGGGGCGAGCATCGCCGAAATCCTTCGTTTGGTGGACGGCCGTCCCGAAGTGGGGGAGATCCTTGTTGTGGACGACGGTTCGGCCGACGATACTTGCGCCGTGGTGGAGGGACTGGGCCTCAAGAAACTGCGCCTTGTTCGGCAGGGAGAAAACCGGGGTAAGGGCGCGGCGGTGCGTCGCGGAATGCGCGAGGCACGTTGCGACTACGTCAT